One region of Salvia miltiorrhiza cultivar Shanhuang (shh) chromosome 3, IMPLAD_Smil_shh, whole genome shotgun sequence genomic DNA includes:
- the LOC131017251 gene encoding uncharacterized protein LOC131017251 encodes MAKRRCVLSTEDGSDGSVTTSRRLLFSLPTPSATDMATPIIFGPECSHALTTQSRSLRDKTSKKRKRRVLIVDTGGSVPISQVTGSSSKNGQLFLGPTNVIPRSILSKGCLRRLGSDVTQLPLSNDVNVSRSKRLSKGSCGQRRSKGKIKMQLPKMPDELWNLYVNDMTTLGVEFRRRCRTYNNSLAFTSIKMTYDEALAKANKGVYAFKVQGIVRHYIHELTPKDGVPRHLQLYFYGTERELDNRVSQSEGLDRVIVSLLVNILTNNPYHNFFTNLQNKDDLDSYAIVLRANPKLDQRVYNFPVVDHVAAVWNEGVGTSMEQPRDIRVNLRSGGVRYVHYYYGCYDPLQYYLIFPYGEPGWYAGIPKTIDNIDLNLDPTEQDTEDHENNTVDPHMHEEADTLLVAEQNSTF; translated from the exons atggCAAAAAGAAGATGTGTGCTTTCAACGGAAG ATGGCTCAGACGGCTCTGTGACAACTTCAAGACGTTTATTGTTTAGTTTACCTACTCCATCAGCAACTGATATGGCTACGCCAATTATCTTTGGCCCTGAGTGTTCACATGCTCTAACTACTCAGTCGAGAAGTTTGCGAG ATAAGACttcgaaaaaaagaaagaggcgTGTTCTTATTGTTGACACTGGTGGGAGTGTTCCAATCTCACAAGTGACAG GCTCTTCTTCTAAAAATGGTCAACTTTTCCTTGGGCCAACAAATGTGATCCCTCGTTCCATATTGTCAAAAG GCTGCTTGCGCCGGTTGGGTTCCGATGTGACGCAACTGCCTTTGTCTAATGATGTTAATGTTTCACGGTCTAAACGTTTATCTAAAGGTTCTTGTGGACAGAGGCGCTCAAAAG GTAAAATAAAGATGCAGTTGCCCAAAATGCCAGATGAGTTATGGAACCTCTATGTAAATGATATGACAACTTTGGGGGTCGAGTTCCGTCGGCGTTGCAGGACATATAATAATTCTTTGGCATTCACATCTATTAAGATGACTTATGATGAAGCTTTGGCTAAAGCTAACAAAGGGGTTTACGCCTTCAAAGTGCAGGGTATTGTTCGGCATTATATCCATGAACTAACACCTAAGGATGGTGTTCCAAGGCATCTGCAGTTATATTTCTATGGCACTGAGAGAGAGTTGGATAATCGTGTATCTCAATCTGAAGGATTAGACCGTGTTATAGTTTCATTGTTGGTGAACATCTTGACGAATAATCCATACCATAATTTCTTCACCAATTTACAAAACAAAGATGACCTAGATAGTTATGCTATAGTGTTGCGTGCCAATCCTAAACTTGACCAACGTGTTTATAATTTTCCAGTAGTTGACCATGTTGCAGCAGTTTGGAATGAGGGTGTGGGAACATCTATGGAACAACCTCGTGATATTAGGGTCAACCTAAGATCAGGTGGTGTTCGCTATGTGCACTATTACTATGGATGCTATGATCCGCTTCAGTATTATCTAATCTTTCCGTATGGCGAGCCGGGTTGGTATGCTGGAATACCCAAAACTATAGACAACATTGATTTGAATTTGGACCCAACTGAACAAGATACTGAAGATCATGAAAATAATACTGTTGATCCGCATATGCACGAAGAAGCTGACACCCTACTTGTTGCTGAGCAAAATAGTACGTTTTAA